The nucleotide window CCGTCGCCAGCGCGGAAGATGACGATGACGGCCATCAGGGTGGTGGCGAGGCTGAAGGCGAAGGCGTGTGCGTCGTTGAAGGACATCGAACCGGCTCCTGTTTCGAGCGGAGGTCCATCCCCCGCTGACAGGCGCCCGATGTGTTCGGCCGAGGGCCGCGATCACCGCGCAGGTGAAGCCGAAGCGGCGGCACGCGCAGCGTAGTCCGACCCTTTATGGGTTGATGGCGTCAGGCCCTTGGCGGGACCAAGGATCAGCGCATTTGAAGCGGGGTGGAGACTCGCTACGGGAGCGGTCGTTGTCCGATGGCGTCCATGCCGGATTGCCTCGCGGCCGTGTTGGCGTGTCGATGGAAATGCGGACGGCGCTCACGCGCCGCCCGTGCTGAACCGATAGACCGGGATGCCGAGCTTTCTGGCCTTGTCGGCGAGATTGTCCTGGATGCCGGTGCCAGGGAAGACGAAGACACCGATCGGCATGATCGCCAGCATGGCGTCGTTGCGCTTGAACGGGGCGGCTTTGGCGTGCTTCGTCCAGTCGGGCTTGAAGGCGACCTGCGGCACCTTGCGGGTTTCCGCCCAGCGCGAGGCGATCTTTTCGGCGCCTTTCGGGGAGCCTCCGTGCATCAGCACCATGTCCGGGTGTTTGGCATGAACCTGATCGAGCTTGGCCCAGATCAGCCTGTAATCGGCGGTGTCGCCGCCTGAGAAGGCGATCTTCGGGCCTGCGGGCACGAGCACCTCGGTTTCTGCGCGGCGTTTGGCGGCGATGAAATCGCGGCTGTCGATCATCGCGGCGGTAAGGTGGCGATGGTTGACGCGCGATCCGTTACGCTGGGACCAGGGGGAGCCGGTGGCGCGGAGATAGTGATCGGCGGCGCTGTCGCGGAAGACTTCCAGGCTGTCGCGCCGTTCGATCAGTGATTGCCCCAGGTCGATCAGGCGTTCGAGCTGGACGGATTTGACCTCGGAGCCGTCCTGTTCACGCTGGAGGCGCTTCTGTTCCTGCTCGTTGTCGTCGAGCTTGCGGTCGGCCCGTTCGACGGCGCGGTGGAACATATTGACGGTCGACCAGAGGAGATCGTCGAGGTCGGGATCGAGGCTGGTTTCGGCCACCGTGGCGATCAGGGCGTCGAAGATGTCGGCCACGGCGCCTTCGATGATGCGGTCTTCCGGGACAGGCCGGGGATCGGCTTCGTCTTCCGAAGGTCGGTAGCCGTAGAGCTGAAGCTCCTGCACGATATGGTCGGTTGGTGATGATGCGTGTTCGGGTTCGTAGTCGTCATGCCCGTTCATGGGATGCTCCGTCGGTTGGACCGTGACCGTCGCGGCCTTCATGGCGACGAAGCCGTCGGGCGGGACGGACCTGCACCCGAAGCGAAGCGCAGGGCCGAAGCGCAGCGGAGGATGGCGGAGGCCGGCGATTTTGCCTCGCGATGGAAAGCGGTCCCCCCTTTCTCTTTTTGGGGGACCGCGCCGGAAAATCGTCGGTCGCAGCCATTGCCGATCCGGCCTGGCTGACGGCCGATCGCCCTCTCGAAGGCCGAGGCGCGGTCCTCTCCGATGGAAGGACGCATCCTGCGGGCATGATGACGGTGGCCCCGCCATCCCCATGCCGGCGACTATGCGGCTTGGAGCCAGAAGCGGGCGATGTCCTGCGGTGCGAGCTGCACCCTGAGATTGGCCCGGAACGCATCGAGGCCGAGGCGCCGGAGATCCTCGTTGAAATCCTCGAGCACCGGCGAGAGCACGATCACCTCGATCCCGGCCGCGTTCGCCCGTTCGACAAGGCTGTCGCGTGCGCCGTCACCTGCCGGGTCGTTGTCGCGGACGATATAGAGCCGGCGCAGATCGTCGGGGAACAGGATGGCGGCCAGATGGGCAGCGGACAGGGCGGCCGCCATCGCCATGTGCGGAAGCGCCTGACGTGCGGACAGGATGGTTTCGATGCCTTCGCCCGCCGCCATCACCGCGCCGGCGTTCCCGAAGCGGACGGCGTGTCCGAGCAGGTCGCCCATCGCTTTGCGCGGCGTGTCGATCGGCGCCTTGCCAACCCGGATAGGATCTGGGCCGTCAGGGGCAAGCCAGGTGCGATGTGCGCCGGTGATCGTGCCCCGAAGATCGGTGACGGCGGCGATCATCGCTGGCCAGGTTTCGGTCGGGCCATGATCGTCCGGTCGATAATAGCAGCGCGGATGGAAGCGGAGGCTTCCGGTTCCGTGCAAAGCCGTAATGCCGCGATTGCGGAGATACGCTTCTACCAGCGTGCCGCCGATCGGCTTCGACATAGCGAACAGCCGCCTTGCCGCCTCGGCCGAGCCTGACGGGGCCGGCGTGCTCGGTCGCTTCGGGCTCGCCGGCGCGGGTTTCGGACGCGGCAGGCTGAGAAAGCTGCGGGCTTCCTCGACGACATCGGCGAAGTCGGTGAGGCCGCAGCTCTCCCGGATCACGTCGAGCAGATCGCCATGCTCGCCGGTGGCGGCGTCGGTCCATTTGCCCGCCGGCCCTTTCGCCGTCTCCTTGAGCCGGACGAACATCGAGCGGCCGGGCGTGTTGCGCGCATCGCCGACCTGCCAGTAATTGCCCTGACGATGGCCGGCGTCGAGATAGTGGCGGCACACCGCCTCGGCCTCCCGGCCGAGACGCTGCGCCAGATCGGAAGCGTCGAGACGTGTCATCACGCCGCCTCGCGTTCGCCGATGCGCTGGACCGGATAGCGGCCCAGCACTCGCTCCAGCACCGCAAGACCGGCGCTATCGGTCGGCACGAACATCCTGAGCTTCCAGGAGATGATCTCGTGGAACAGTCCGTAGGCGGTGAGCCGCTCGCGCATCGTGTCGGTGAAACCCGACAGTTCGATGCGGTTGGCGCCCATCACACGGACGCGGTGAAGTTGAAGCCCCTCGGCGAGGTCGAGGATGGTGCGACCATCCATCAGCGCCATGAAGGCGTCGGCGGGCGCGAGAGTGGCTGCGCCGGTCGTGGTCGCATTGGCCGCCCAGGCGGGTGAGACCTTGCGGCCGACGATCCGCTCGCCCTCGTCGGTCTGGAGCCGATAGACGCGGGTGGACTCGTTCGGTAGCCGCTTCCAGATCGGCAGCAACAGGCCGGCGACGACATGGATCGTGCTGTCGGAGAACGCCGGCACGTCCGCGACCTCGGCGTTCCAGGTTGAGGCGAAGTCGATCCGTTCCGCCTCGGCCCAATGGGTCTCGCCCATCATCTTCACCGGAACGGTGTGGGATTCCATCGGCCGGATCAGCCGGACACGGCGTTCGATCTCGCCATCGTCGAGCATGACCGAGGTGGCGGGGATCTGCACCGCGGCGCGGCCCGACCGTTCGTTGACCAGCAGCCTGGCGCCGGATTCGCCGAGATGGGCGAGCGCGTCGTCCAGCGTGACCGGGCGGTTTCGGGTCCGCTGCGCGATGGTGAGGAGCCGGGTCTCGGCGCCCGTGCCCGGATGCGTATAGATGGTCTGGCGGCCGGTGACGGTGAAGCCTTCCGCCGTCAGCGTCTCCAGCCCGACATCGTAGATGCCAGCGGCTATGGCCCCCTCGATCTTGGCGGTGAGAAGCTGCTCAAAGGCGGTGAACAGGATGCCCTGAAGCTCGATGGTCAGGGCCAGCAGCCGATTGAGGAAGGTGGTGATCGGGGGCAGTTCGTCCTTGATGCCGTTCGCGTCCATCAGCTTCAGGCCGGTGGCGGACTCGAAGCGTTCGAGCGAGCAGCCTCCGACCTTGCCGCGCACCAGCAGGAGATAGAGCTGGCGGAGCGCATCGCGGGCGTAGGGGCTTTCCAGATTGTCCTCGGGGCGGAACAGGCCCTGGCCGCCGGTCTGGCGCTGGCCGCGGGTGATGGCGCCCAGCGTGTCGAGCCGCCGGGCGATGGTGGAAAGGAAGCGCTTCTCCGCCTTGACGTCCGTGGCGATGGGCCGGAACAGCGGCGGCTGCGCCTGGTTGGTCCGGTGCGTGCGACCGAGGCCCTGGATGGCGGCGTCCGCTTTCCAGCCGGGTTCGAGCAGATAGTGGACGCGCAGCCGGGTGTTCCGCGCCGAAAGCTCGGCGTGATAGCTGCGGCCGGTGCCGCCGGCGTCCGAGAAGATCAGAATGCGTTTGCTGTCGTCCATGAACGCCTGGGTTTCGGCGAGATTGGCGGCTGCGGCGCGGTTCTCGACGACGAGGCGATCGCCGCCGGAAGGCATGCTCTTGCGGACGATGCGCCGCGAGCGGCCCGTCACCTCGGCCACCAGCTCCGTGCCGAAATGCTGGACGATCTGGTCGAGCGCGCCGGGCACGGGCGGCAGGGAGGCGAGTTGCGCGATCAGCTCGTCGCGGCGCGCGACGGCTTCGCGGCTTTCGACGGGCTGGCCGTCGCGATAGACCGGCCGCGACGAGAGGTTGCCCTCGCTGTCGGTGAAGGGCTCGTAGAGCTGCACCGGGAAGGAATGGGCGAGGTAGTCGAGAACATATTCCCTCGGCGTGATGTCGACGCGAACGTCGTTCCATTCCTCGGTCGGCAGGTCGACCAGGCGGCGTTCCATCAGCGCCTCGCCAGTCGAGACGATCTGGATGACAGCGGCATGGCCTGCTTCCAGGTCGCCGCTGATCGACCGGATCAGAGTCGGCGTCTTCATGCTGGTGAGCAGATGGCCGAAGAAGCGCTGCTTGGCGCTCTCGAAGGCCGAGCGGGCGGCGGACTTGGCCTGCCGGTTCAGCGTGCCGGACGTGCCGGTGATGTTGGCGGCCTCCATCGCCGCATCCAGATTGTTATGGATGACGGCAAAGGCCCCGGCATAGGCGTCGTAGATGCGGGTCTGCTCAGGGCTGAGGGCGTGTTCGACCAACTCGTATTCCACGCCGTCGAAGGAGAGCGAGCGGGCGGTGTAGAGGCCGAGGGCGCGCAGGTCGCGGGCCAGCACCTCCATCGCCGCGACGCCGCCAGCCTCGATCGCCTCGATGAACTCGGCCCTCGTCGAGAACGGAAAATCCTCGCCGCCCCACAAGCCGAGCCGCTGGGCGTAGGCGAGGTTGTGGACCGTGGTGGCGCCGGTCGCGGAGACATAGACGACGCGGGCGTTCGGCAGCGCGTGCTGGAGGCGCAGGCCGGCGCGGCCCTGCTGCGAGGCGGCGACGTCGCCGCGTTCTCCCTTGCCGCCACCGGCGTTCTGCATCGCGTGCGCCTCGTCGAAAATGAGGACTCCATCGAAGTCGGAGCCCAACCATTCGACGATCTGCCGGACGCGCGAAACCTTCTCGCCGCGGTCGTCGGAGCGTAGCGTGGCATAGGTCGTAAACAGGACGCCTTCCGGCAGCGTGATCGGCCGCCCCTGCGGGAAGCGCGACAGCGGCGTGACCAGCAGGCGTTCCATGCCGAGCGCCGACCAGTCGCGCTGCGCGTCCTCGATCAGCTTGTCGGACTTGCTGATCCACACCGCCTTGCGGCGGCCCTGGAGCCAGTTGTCGAGAATGATCGCGGCGGACTGACGGCCCTTGCCGACGCCGGTGCCGTCGCCGATCATGAAGCCGCGCCGGAAGCGGGCGGCGTTCTCCGCATCCTCGCGCGCGGCGGTGACGATGTCGAAGGTGGCGTCCACCGTCCACGATCCGGCGAGATGGTCCGCGTGCGCTTCGCCCGCATAGATCACGGTCTCGAGTTGGGCGTCCGACAGCAGCTCATGGATGTTGGGCGGCAGGCTTGGCCGATAGCTCGGCTTGGGCGGAGCGACCGAAGCCATTGCGGCCGACTGCACCAGCCGGGTCGGATGGGCCTGGGCGCCGGCGATACGGATCGCCTGCAATCCGTATTCCTCGTAGATGCCCTCGGACAGGCGACCGCCTTCGCCGGCGAGCCAGTCCTGGGTCTCGTAGGCGAGCGGCAGGCCCTCCGGTTCGGCCATCGGCGCAGTCGCCGGGACGGCTTTGGCGGCGCGGTTGATATAGCCACGCACGTTGCGAGGGGTGGCAGGCGCGATGGCCGGGACCACGACGGAGGGATCGACGGCGAGCCGTTCCGGCGCTTGCTCGTCGATCCAGCCCAGCAGCGTGGCGACGTCCGACGCGACGCCGGGCGCTGCCGGAAACACGGCGGGATCGTCGGCGGGCCGCTTGTCGATGACAGTCAGGCGCGTCTCGATGGTGGTGCCGTGTTTGGCATAGACGGAGCCGTCGATGACGGCGGAGAAGACGACGCGCCCGCGCGCCTGCAACCGGACGAAGGCGTCCCGCCAGGCCGGATTGTCGGGTGCGAAGCTGGCGCCGGTGATCGCCACGAGCCGGCCGCCGGGGGCCAGACGCGCTAGGGCCGAGGCGACATGGCGGTAAGCGGCGTCCGCCATGCGGCTCTCGACATTGGCCATGACCGAGAAGGGCGGATTCATCAGCACGACGCTGGGCATCACGGCGGGATCGAGATGATCGTCGATCTGCGCCGCGTCGAAACGGGTGACGGAAATGGCCGGGAAGAGCAGTGACAGCAGATTGGCGCGGGTGTCGGCCAGCTCGTTGAGAACGAGCGCGCCGCCCGCGATCTCGGCGAGGATGGCGAGCAGGCCGGTGCCCGCCGACGGCTCGAGCACCCGGTCGGCCGGAGTGATGGCCGCGGCGTGGGCGGCGACCAGGCCGAGCGGGATCGGCGTCGAGAACTGCTGGAAGGT belongs to Xanthobacter autotrophicus Py2 and includes:
- a CDS encoding conserved hypothetical protein (KEGG: pde:Pden_1531 hypothetical protein), giving the protein MNGHDDYEPEHASSPTDHIVQELQLYGYRPSEDEADPRPVPEDRIIEGAVADIFDALIATVAETSLDPDLDDLLWSTVNMFHRAVERADRKLDDNEQEQKRLQREQDGSEVKSVQLERLIDLGQSLIERRDSLEVFRDSAADHYLRATGSPWSQRNGSRVNHRHLTAAMIDSRDFIAAKRRAETEVLVPAGPKIAFSGGDTADYRLIWAKLDQVHAKHPDMVLMHGGSPKGAEKIASRWAETRKVPQVAFKPDWTKHAKAAPFKRNDAMLAIMPIGVFVFPGTGIQDNLADKARKLGIPVYRFSTGGA
- a CDS encoding probably methylase/helicase (KEGG: mes:Meso_3828 probably methylase/helicase), with the protein product MTMISASAAATAAPLPLGSNPEPAAALLAAAGQLLPHLERGERVDAAALRAAMETAFGAPDTTGAWDWKTAYDACEAATVLFLRKYGRALFRKAGSPTARLSALSKIANLLPTHTRRSAESQTFQQFSTPIPLGLVAAHAAAITPADRVLEPSAGTGLLAILAEIAGGALVLNELADTRANLLSLLFPAISVTRFDAAQIDDHLDPAVMPSVVLMNPPFSVMANVESRMADAAYRHVASALARLAPGGRLVAITGASFAPDNPAWRDAFVRLQARGRVVFSAVIDGSVYAKHGTTIETRLTVIDKRPADDPAVFPAAPGVASDVATLLGWIDEQAPERLAVDPSVVVPAIAPATPRNVRGYINRAAKAVPATAPMAEPEGLPLAYETQDWLAGEGGRLSEGIYEEYGLQAIRIAGAQAHPTRLVQSAAMASVAPPKPSYRPSLPPNIHELLSDAQLETVIYAGEAHADHLAGSWTVDATFDIVTAAREDAENAARFRRGFMIGDGTGVGKGRQSAAIILDNWLQGRRKAVWISKSDKLIEDAQRDWSALGMERLLVTPLSRFPQGRPITLPEGVLFTTYATLRSDDRGEKVSRVRQIVEWLGSDFDGVLIFDEAHAMQNAGGGKGERGDVAASQQGRAGLRLQHALPNARVVYVSATGATTVHNLAYAQRLGLWGGEDFPFSTRAEFIEAIEAGGVAAMEVLARDLRALGLYTARSLSFDGVEYELVEHALSPEQTRIYDAYAGAFAVIHNNLDAAMEAANITGTSGTLNRQAKSAARSAFESAKQRFFGHLLTSMKTPTLIRSISGDLEAGHAAVIQIVSTGEALMERRLVDLPTEEWNDVRVDITPREYVLDYLAHSFPVQLYEPFTDSEGNLSSRPVYRDGQPVESREAVARRDELIAQLASLPPVPGALDQIVQHFGTELVAEVTGRSRRIVRKSMPSGGDRLVVENRAAAANLAETQAFMDDSKRILIFSDAGGTGRSYHAELSARNTRLRVHYLLEPGWKADAAIQGLGRTHRTNQAQPPLFRPIATDVKAEKRFLSTIARRLDTLGAITRGQRQTGGQGLFRPEDNLESPYARDALRQLYLLLVRGKVGGCSLERFESATGLKLMDANGIKDELPPITTFLNRLLALTIELQGILFTAFEQLLTAKIEGAIAAGIYDVGLETLTAEGFTVTGRQTIYTHPGTGAETRLLTIAQRTRNRPVTLDDALAHLGESGARLLVNERSGRAAVQIPATSVMLDDGEIERRVRLIRPMESHTVPVKMMGETHWAEAERIDFASTWNAEVADVPAFSDSTIHVVAGLLLPIWKRLPNESTRVYRLQTDEGERIVGRKVSPAWAANATTTGAATLAPADAFMALMDGRTILDLAEGLQLHRVRVMGANRIELSGFTDTMRERLTAYGLFHEIISWKLRMFVPTDSAGLAVLERVLGRYPVQRIGEREAA
- a CDS encoding conserved hypothetical protein (KEGG: bbt:BBta_7718 hypothetical protein); the protein is MTRLDASDLAQRLGREAEAVCRHYLDAGHRQGNYWQVGDARNTPGRSMFVRLKETAKGPAGKWTDAATGEHGDLLDVIRESCGLTDFADVVEEARSFLSLPRPKPAPASPKRPSTPAPSGSAEAARRLFAMSKPIGGTLVEAYLRNRGITALHGTGSLRFHPRCYYRPDDHGPTETWPAMIAAVTDLRGTITGAHRTWLAPDGPDPIRVGKAPIDTPRKAMGDLLGHAVRFGNAGAVMAAGEGIETILSARQALPHMAMAAALSAAHLAAILFPDDLRRLYIVRDNDPAGDGARDSLVERANAAGIEVIVLSPVLEDFNEDLRRLGLDAFRANLRVQLAPQDIARFWLQAA
- a CDS encoding conserved hypothetical protein (KEGG: mlo:msr9708 hypothetical protein), with product MSFNDAHAFAFSLATTLMAVIVIFRAGDGTLSVTPASEYDGDLSQIVREIDPFGP